The Raoultibacter phocaeensis genome includes a window with the following:
- a CDS encoding helix-turn-helix transcriptional regulator, producing the protein MSFTKAKAIAKTLRWHHIGFAFLWATTFSALLYPDSATPGEMLTFKTVNLSCTIAAVLIMVLIVRAKGKEQPDSRVAFVAGLLLACGAALFYAGFYGEGPRVPFVLASGALVGFASGTFYGLWQLFFTSEGATRTALYIPLSAVASAILCFAMQPLSLPGTVACAVIAFPLLAAVSLYRALAEIEAAPSDDRACMDMVLALKDLWKPVFCVCSIGFVWKLASNLLADPGSPTLIVVLGGFGAAALVIALIELFSEKGFEVLRSYQVLFPLITGAFLLPIVFGMEYAPMLSGMLMFGFEIVNLLLIVTCAVYANERAMPSIYVYALGLCPVYAAMLGGDAIGAHLGSAFAHDLSFVVSVLFMCVYVLSITMFLVSWTRQRKRGRDEDRDGETDSGGAKRDGEPAAPSPEVDFEEAWNASFCSRLDELGVVDPLSQREREVAALFVRGNSVAAIAKKLFISENTVRGHAKSIYRKLDVHSKQQLIDLMARK; encoded by the coding sequence TTGTCATTCACGAAAGCGAAAGCGATAGCCAAAACGTTGCGCTGGCATCATATCGGCTTTGCGTTTTTGTGGGCGACGACGTTTTCGGCTCTGTTGTACCCCGATTCGGCTACGCCGGGCGAGATGCTCACGTTCAAGACGGTCAACCTCTCCTGCACGATCGCCGCGGTATTGATCATGGTCCTCATCGTGCGGGCGAAAGGCAAGGAGCAGCCCGATTCGCGGGTAGCCTTTGTCGCGGGGCTTTTGCTTGCCTGTGGTGCTGCCTTGTTTTACGCGGGGTTCTACGGCGAAGGGCCGAGGGTTCCTTTCGTGCTTGCTTCGGGAGCGCTTGTCGGTTTTGCAAGCGGTACGTTTTACGGGCTGTGGCAGTTGTTCTTCACCTCGGAGGGCGCTACGCGCACGGCGCTTTACATACCGCTTTCGGCCGTAGCGTCGGCGATTCTGTGCTTTGCCATGCAGCCGCTTTCCCTTCCCGGTACGGTTGCGTGTGCGGTGATAGCCTTTCCGCTTCTTGCCGCCGTCTCGCTGTACAGGGCGCTTGCCGAAATAGAGGCTGCTCCGTCCGACGATCGTGCGTGCATGGATATGGTCCTTGCACTGAAAGACCTTTGGAAGCCAGTCTTCTGCGTCTGCTCGATCGGGTTCGTGTGGAAGCTGGCATCGAATCTGCTCGCCGATCCAGGCTCCCCGACGCTCATCGTGGTGCTCGGCGGCTTCGGTGCAGCAGCGCTTGTCATCGCGCTCATTGAATTGTTCTCGGAAAAGGGTTTCGAGGTGCTCCGCTCGTACCAGGTTTTGTTTCCCCTGATAACGGGAGCGTTCTTGCTTCCCATCGTGTTTGGCATGGAGTATGCGCCTATGCTTTCGGGCATGCTCATGTTCGGCTTTGAAATCGTCAACCTCCTGCTTATCGTCACGTGCGCCGTCTATGCGAATGAGCGCGCTATGCCGTCGATCTACGTATACGCGCTCGGTTTGTGCCCGGTATACGCAGCCATGTTGGGCGGCGATGCGATTGGGGCGCATCTGGGCTCTGCGTTCGCGCACGACCTTTCGTTTGTGGTGAGCGTGCTGTTCATGTGCGTCTACGTGCTCTCGATCACGATGTTTCTCGTCTCGTGGACAAGGCAGCGCAAGCGCGGACGCGACGAAGACCGAGACGGTGAAACGGATTCGGGAGGCGCGAAGCGGGACGGTGAGCCGGCTGCGCCCTCGCCTGAGGTCGATTTCGAGGAAGCTTGGAACGCCTCGTTCTGCTCGCGCCTCGACGAGCTGGGCGTCGTCGACCCCCTGAGCCAGCGTGAGCGCGAGGTGGCGGCGCTTTTCGTGCGGGGCAACAGCGTTGCGGCAATCGCGAAGAAGCTGTTTATATCGGAAAACACGGTTCGGGGCCACGCTAAGAGCATCTACCGCAAACTCGACGTCCACTCGAAGCAGCAGCTGATCGATCTGATGGCTCGAAAGTAA
- a CDS encoding FAD-dependent oxidoreductase gives MSITTEHSEKPGFTRRTFLAGAGVGALGIAAAGMFGCAPASEEKPKAAAEEDSANTTSAAAPAEMTETVDTDVVVIGTGVSGLTAAISAAEGGAQVIVLEKLDGLKKVYAHSITAIGTSFQKELGEDWTPEELVAFWNQYPDSDSFMDTEAQLFAAKHSAESIDWLIEHGVDIVGVTVPPTNPFQVPARTFVTSADRDGVKAYLEPLKAKAEELGVEFRFSTEATKIITDDSGAVTGLETVSGSTGTLFNVKSLIVAAGGFGGSSDLLRLYAPHTPNCSTFDGESKGFALLQAKTVGADVVAPGGTMAYFVNVDGGYSDNPGQGLFVNREGKRWVNENLYFLDRAGIAYKQGITEYWALYDSPLYEQVAGQTGEKGLESGTIVKADTIEELARKMNVNVAALTKTVEDYNGYCAAGEDPEFNKPATRMGRVFDPDDPKEYDLDVIDKEFTLLNPLATAPFYAIDMTVQTTALSGTTGGMRTNTNGEVMAVDGSIIPNLYAVGESANGHLIGYFYPQSGTSLCMCFCFGRYAGAAAAANATA, from the coding sequence ATGAGTATCACGACAGAGCATTCCGAAAAGCCGGGATTTACCAGGCGAACGTTTCTTGCTGGGGCGGGAGTCGGCGCGCTTGGCATCGCTGCAGCGGGCATGTTCGGTTGCGCCCCCGCAAGCGAGGAAAAGCCGAAAGCGGCGGCTGAAGAGGATTCGGCCAATACGACCTCGGCCGCAGCACCAGCCGAAATGACCGAAACCGTCGATACCGATGTCGTCGTCATCGGCACGGGGGTTTCAGGGCTCACCGCAGCTATCTCTGCCGCCGAGGGAGGCGCGCAGGTTATCGTGCTCGAAAAACTCGATGGCTTGAAAAAGGTCTACGCCCACAGCATCACGGCAATCGGAACGTCGTTCCAAAAAGAGCTGGGGGAAGACTGGACGCCCGAAGAGCTCGTCGCATTCTGGAACCAGTACCCCGACAGCGATTCGTTTATGGACACCGAAGCCCAGCTTTTCGCTGCCAAGCATTCAGCTGAGTCGATCGATTGGCTCATCGAGCACGGAGTGGATATCGTGGGCGTTACCGTACCGCCCACCAACCCGTTCCAAGTACCCGCGCGCACCTTTGTCACCAGCGCTGATCGTGATGGGGTGAAGGCCTACCTCGAACCGCTCAAAGCCAAAGCCGAAGAGCTTGGCGTCGAGTTCCGCTTCTCGACTGAGGCGACTAAAATCATTACCGATGACTCGGGCGCTGTAACCGGACTCGAAACGGTTTCAGGAAGTACGGGAACGCTGTTCAACGTCAAATCGCTCATCGTCGCCGCTGGCGGCTTCGGCGGCTCATCCGATCTGCTGCGCCTCTACGCGCCCCACACCCCCAATTGCTCGACCTTCGACGGCGAGTCGAAAGGGTTCGCGCTTTTGCAGGCCAAAACAGTCGGAGCCGATGTGGTGGCACCGGGCGGAACCATGGCGTATTTCGTAAACGTCGACGGTGGATACAGCGACAATCCCGGCCAGGGGCTCTTCGTCAACCGCGAGGGCAAACGATGGGTCAACGAGAACCTGTACTTCCTCGATCGCGCCGGCATTGCCTACAAGCAGGGCATCACCGAGTATTGGGCTTTGTACGATTCGCCCCTCTACGAGCAGGTCGCGGGTCAAACTGGCGAAAAAGGCCTCGAGTCGGGAACGATTGTCAAAGCCGACACCATCGAAGAGCTCGCCCGCAAGATGAACGTCAATGTTGCGGCGCTCACGAAAACCGTCGAGGATTACAACGGCTACTGCGCGGCGGGCGAAGATCCCGAGTTTAACAAGCCCGCCACGCGCATGGGCCGCGTGTTCGATCCCGACGATCCGAAGGAATACGATCTCGACGTCATCGACAAGGAATTCACGCTGCTCAACCCACTAGCTACTGCCCCGTTCTACGCTATCGACATGACCGTACAGACAACCGCCCTTTCCGGCACAACAGGCGGAATGCGTACGAACACAAACGGCGAGGTCATGGCCGTCGACGGCTCGATTATCCCGAACCTCTACGCAGTCGGGGAATCGGCTAACGGCCACTTGATCGGGTATTTTTACCCGCAATCGGGAACATCGCTGTGCATGTGCTTCTGCTTTGGCCGCTATGCCGGAGCTGCAGCAGCAGCCAACGCAACCGCCTAA
- a CDS encoding FAD-dependent oxidoreductase, with protein MDAKLDRRSFLGLVGAGALTAGLGLAGCSPEQGGTSQAASAEPTDAPEQASSGIQRKEGSETKACDVAIVGAGAAGLLAALKLAEGGKSVVVIEKAPSAAMSNFSMCGGPTACETKLQEQEGATVTLDTMFTYMNEFSRTSVNGALLRNALAHTGDAIDTMLDLGIPMTLIPDSYGVGFRGRHMFDTGGGERVAPLVRAIEAAGGEFLFSTAAEKIIMEDGVAKGVQTDKGVDVMADSVVVCAGGFLGSEDMQMDRFNTKVYALGNTLSDGAGITMVLDAGGAWDRNFAVLGNECGAVSAATEGSPFNPDWTNVNEHYGYWLFGGLYTDTAGERFINEGKIAQFPLAIGGEALLRAGKAYVIMDSDYYEAVKGDGIFVYLGQPESWVSGPMADYYKTTPENAEAHLAQAIDEGWALKADSLSEIAEKFSLDSLEATVEKYNGFCDAGADGDFGKDPAFLKAVKTPPFYAFEYVPSAWGTNGGVKVDSHLRAMDKENNPIPGLYVAGVDQGSVYSVPYYTNEGASVGLALGTGVYVAKEIMKA; from the coding sequence ATGGATGCAAAACTTGATCGTCGTTCGTTCCTCGGTTTGGTCGGCGCAGGTGCGCTGACGGCCGGGTTGGGGCTTGCCGGATGCTCGCCTGAGCAAGGCGGCACAAGCCAGGCGGCAAGCGCCGAACCGACCGATGCTCCCGAGCAGGCTTCGTCGGGAATTCAGCGTAAAGAGGGAAGCGAGACGAAGGCGTGCGACGTGGCGATCGTCGGTGCTGGCGCTGCGGGACTTCTGGCTGCGCTCAAGCTTGCCGAAGGTGGCAAAAGCGTTGTCGTGATCGAAAAGGCCCCCTCTGCTGCGATGTCGAACTTCTCGATGTGCGGAGGTCCTACCGCATGCGAGACCAAGCTGCAGGAGCAAGAGGGCGCAACCGTTACCCTCGACACCATGTTCACCTACATGAACGAGTTCTCGCGCACAAGCGTCAACGGCGCCCTTCTGCGCAATGCCCTCGCCCATACCGGCGATGCCATCGACACGATGCTCGATCTCGGCATACCGATGACGCTCATCCCCGATTCGTACGGCGTCGGGTTCCGCGGCCGCCATATGTTCGACACCGGCGGGGGAGAGCGCGTGGCCCCGCTTGTGCGGGCGATAGAAGCTGCGGGCGGCGAGTTTTTGTTCAGCACGGCAGCTGAGAAGATCATCATGGAAGATGGTGTCGCCAAAGGCGTGCAGACCGATAAGGGCGTCGACGTGATGGCTGATTCGGTCGTCGTGTGCGCGGGCGGGTTCCTCGGGAGCGAAGACATGCAGATGGACCGCTTCAATACCAAAGTCTATGCGCTCGGCAACACGCTCTCCGACGGTGCGGGCATCACCATGGTGCTCGATGCGGGCGGGGCATGGGACCGCAACTTCGCCGTGCTCGGCAACGAGTGCGGAGCCGTTTCGGCCGCGACCGAGGGCAGCCCCTTCAACCCCGATTGGACCAACGTGAACGAGCACTATGGCTACTGGTTGTTCGGGGGTCTCTACACCGACACGGCGGGTGAGCGTTTCATCAACGAGGGCAAGATCGCTCAGTTCCCGCTCGCGATCGGCGGCGAAGCGTTGCTGCGCGCGGGCAAGGCGTACGTGATCATGGATTCGGACTACTACGAGGCTGTGAAGGGCGATGGCATCTTCGTGTACCTCGGCCAGCCCGAAAGCTGGGTATCCGGTCCCATGGCCGACTACTACAAGACCACTCCCGAGAATGCCGAAGCGCACCTTGCGCAAGCGATCGACGAGGGTTGGGCGCTCAAGGCCGATTCGCTTTCCGAGATAGCCGAGAAGTTCTCGCTCGATTCGCTCGAGGCTACCGTCGAGAAGTACAACGGGTTCTGCGATGCGGGTGCCGATGGCGATTTCGGGAAAGATCCCGCGTTTTTGAAGGCGGTCAAGACGCCTCCGTTCTACGCGTTCGAGTACGTGCCGAGCGCGTGGGGCACGAACGGCGGCGTGAAGGTGGATAGCCACCTGCGCGCTATGGACAAGGAGAACAACCCGATCCCGGGCCTCTATGTGGCGGGCGTCGATCAGGGCAGCGTGTACAGCGTGCCGTATTACACCAACGAAGGCGCGTCGGTCGGCCTTGCGCTCGGCACAGGCGTGTACGTTGCCAAGGAGATTATGAAGGCGTAG
- a CDS encoding response regulator transcription factor, whose protein sequence is MDIEHANTPKAKPSQAIPSFCFLGFFLMVSFSTSLSLSTYAIDDSAVAQSQFPFGPLAKMLLFAAAAFLSTRITPLHKKHRLLIAAAIVLSLGAALTIASRSSGASSALWLNSCGSIVISIGTVPLYLAWMELYANMDMRHVLAYYTATHVLSSFLSFSLTLVSSTVFVSAAIVAFPLISVALLLVSSQRIKRVSFAQGEAVSSGWSFPLKPVVLFAGFTFCNNFLRGFLSGSGRGYALFGVLIVSGIVLVVILLLFKRFSVRSLYLISLPMAVAGALCSLIDLPNAALVGSLLTNGAYTLFSIFITAVLCNITFRYGVNPLWTFGFTQSALAFAQIISQSVHASFDAHLQSVTIYSLCVCLIATVIVILFVVFMSDKDFTSTWGMTLSSKKTAGESTDNRQSTVEKAAYIARIKGLTRREEEILAMLLEDRTIASIEDALYISNSTAKTHIQHIYKKLGVHSKQELIETCKVL, encoded by the coding sequence ATGGATATCGAGCACGCAAACACGCCCAAGGCCAAACCGAGCCAAGCAATTCCGAGCTTTTGTTTCCTCGGATTCTTCCTTATGGTCTCGTTCAGCACGTCGCTTTCACTCAGCACCTACGCAATCGACGATTCGGCAGTCGCGCAAAGCCAATTCCCGTTCGGTCCGCTTGCGAAAATGCTCCTGTTTGCAGCGGCAGCCTTCCTCTCGACAAGAATCACCCCGCTGCACAAGAAACATCGCCTGCTTATCGCTGCGGCCATCGTTCTTTCGCTCGGTGCCGCTCTTACCATCGCGTCCCGTTCGTCAGGTGCCTCGTCGGCACTGTGGTTGAACTCCTGCGGATCAATCGTCATCAGCATCGGCACGGTACCTCTCTACCTTGCCTGGATGGAGTTGTACGCAAACATGGACATGCGCCACGTCCTCGCTTACTACACGGCAACGCATGTGCTCTCGTCGTTTCTCTCGTTTTCGCTCACGCTTGTTAGTTCCACCGTTTTCGTCTCAGCAGCCATCGTGGCCTTTCCTCTTATATCGGTAGCGCTTCTGCTGGTCAGCTCGCAGAGGATCAAGCGCGTTTCTTTCGCGCAGGGCGAAGCGGTTTCGTCGGGTTGGTCGTTTCCCCTCAAGCCCGTTGTGCTGTTCGCGGGCTTTACCTTCTGTAACAATTTCTTGCGGGGATTTCTGTCAGGGTCCGGACGAGGATACGCCCTTTTCGGCGTCCTGATCGTTTCGGGTATCGTACTCGTCGTCATCCTGCTGCTATTCAAGCGGTTCAGCGTACGTTCGCTATATCTGATCTCGCTGCCGATGGCGGTAGCGGGCGCGCTCTGCTCTCTCATCGACCTACCCAACGCCGCACTTGTCGGTTCGCTTCTGACCAATGGGGCCTACACGCTGTTCAGCATCTTCATTACCGCCGTCTTGTGCAACATAACGTTTCGGTACGGCGTCAACCCGTTGTGGACATTCGGGTTCACCCAAAGCGCCCTCGCCTTTGCCCAGATCATCTCGCAATCGGTTCATGCCTCGTTCGACGCACATCTGCAAAGCGTAACGATCTACAGCCTGTGCGTCTGCCTCATCGCCACGGTGATCGTCATCCTGTTCGTCGTGTTCATGAGCGACAAGGATTTCACCAGCACGTGGGGCATGACGCTTTCCAGTAAGAAAACGGCAGGCGAGAGTACCGACAATCGTCAAAGTACGGTTGAGAAGGCGGCTTACATCGCGCGAATCAAGGGGCTTACCAGGCGCGAGGAGGAGATCCTTGCCATGCTTCTTGAAGACAGAACCATTGCCAGCATCGAAGACGCCCTCTACATTTCCAACTCCACCGCCAAGACCCATATCCAACACATCTACAAGAAGCTCGGCGTACACAGCAAGCAAGAGCTCATCGAAACGTGCAAGGTGCTGTAA
- a CDS encoding helix-turn-helix domain-containing protein: protein MPNTEDRRDMRAIKQSLQAFAQTAASQPALWIGFACVCAWPWSCTSATLVYANAGTVGSPVWLGSNLTYLIIGLCGIALGLGFRKSAAQLPSTAIAAIAGVCYVAASALFVLLSKLPSDYLDPGYATISSIWPVFAGVGQTLLFLEWMKAFGRTGPKKTIALVVCGSILGTALIFSLNFIPQTIRELMPAAIGACGAFCAFLMSKQPGNDNSAPNAAIIFPEKTRAPWKLLVTAAVAGFSFGTFQSLSFTGSFGTAAWYTFGIVGFLVASVLFALITLGLKMNFNYMIYRISFVIMATGAFLCLFGTEVSAWGYGVYCIGYRCFDMLIWCLCAYLIRHRNVSPVWLGGFSIGTLLLGRFLGFEMFTILHPLPASTDVSLLVASVLFLLMLTALSLVSHNNLLEAWGMAKPSEASSDAEILASCCAQIGDIYHLSDRERDVLERIAQGKSRADTGVELVLSEETVKTHIRHIYQKCDIHSRKELDNMVEARVREIKDDRIDLMQRDAAE, encoded by the coding sequence ATGCCGAATACCGAAGATAGACGCGACATGCGCGCAATCAAACAATCGCTGCAAGCATTTGCCCAGACCGCCGCATCCCAGCCCGCACTGTGGATTGGTTTCGCTTGTGTATGCGCTTGGCCTTGGAGCTGCACGTCTGCAACGCTCGTATACGCAAATGCAGGAACCGTCGGATCGCCCGTATGGCTCGGATCGAATCTTACCTATCTCATCATCGGCTTATGCGGTATAGCGCTCGGCCTCGGATTCAGAAAATCGGCAGCACAGCTCCCGAGCACCGCCATCGCCGCCATTGCCGGCGTATGCTATGTTGCCGCGTCGGCGCTTTTCGTTTTGCTCAGCAAGCTTCCATCTGACTATCTCGATCCGGGCTATGCAACAATCTCCTCTATCTGGCCGGTTTTCGCAGGCGTCGGACAGACGCTTTTGTTCCTTGAATGGATGAAAGCGTTTGGCCGAACAGGGCCGAAGAAAACCATTGCACTTGTCGTATGCGGCTCCATACTCGGCACCGCGCTCATATTCTCACTCAATTTCATCCCCCAAACGATTCGGGAGCTCATGCCGGCAGCCATCGGCGCCTGCGGTGCCTTCTGCGCTTTTCTCATGTCCAAGCAGCCCGGCAACGACAACAGCGCCCCAAACGCAGCCATCATCTTTCCCGAAAAGACGCGTGCACCCTGGAAGCTGCTCGTAACCGCGGCGGTAGCGGGCTTTTCCTTCGGCACGTTTCAAAGCCTGTCCTTCACAGGATCGTTCGGAACGGCGGCTTGGTACACGTTCGGCATTGTCGGGTTCCTCGTTGCATCGGTTCTGTTTGCCCTGATTACCCTCGGCTTGAAAATGAACTTCAACTACATGATCTATCGAATATCGTTTGTCATCATGGCTACAGGCGCATTCTTGTGCCTGTTCGGTACCGAGGTTTCAGCCTGGGGCTACGGCGTGTACTGTATCGGGTACCGATGCTTCGACATGCTCATCTGGTGTTTGTGCGCCTATCTCATTCGCCACAGAAACGTTTCCCCGGTTTGGCTGGGCGGATTCAGCATCGGCACGCTGCTTCTCGGAAGATTTCTCGGGTTCGAGATGTTCACCATCCTCCATCCCCTGCCTGCTTCAACCGATGTATCGCTGCTCGTCGCCAGCGTTCTTTTCCTGCTTATGCTTACCGCCCTGTCACTCGTCAGCCACAACAACCTGCTCGAGGCATGGGGCATGGCGAAACCCAGCGAGGCTTCGAGCGATGCCGAGATACTGGCTTCTTGCTGCGCCCAGATCGGAGATATCTACCACCTGTCTGATCGGGAAAGAGACGTTCTTGAGCGCATCGCCCAAGGAAAGAGCCGCGCCGATACCGGTGTCGAGCTCGTCCTTTCGGAAGAGACGGTCAAAACCCACATCCGCCACATCTATCAAAAATGCGACATCCATTCCCGCAAAGAACTCGACAATATGGTGGAAGCACGAGTCCGCGAAATCAAGGACGATCGGATCGACCTGATGCAGCGGGATGCCGCAGAGTAG
- a CDS encoding FAD-dependent oxidoreductase, producing the protein MKEISRRNFIGGAAAFGLGLGAMGLAGCAAGEPTSADADTGSAGGRDVQDATGAPSFLQEPDPITDDQITQTIETELAVVGLGVAGVSAVRSAAEAGVKVVAIEKCSEPNCRSSQFSAFNTESARSMGIEDIEATELVNELMIQMSHRSDFRILKNWADHCGEAFDWYASAYDDLVWVHPGDETPSEDTVYVSNKNTYPPYEYGRDHEVIFSGTLSFTAPDKGGQKPVFLANFDKAQATGNVDAHFDCPARQLVKEGDKVVGVIFQSLNDQTYTKVLASKGVVLATGDYARNDEMVAHYLPWIYDQKEKFTFTYMHQDIEGNFADMGDGHRMGYWAGGNIEAGPHAAMAHGDLGKLGVDAFLQLNGNGERYINEDLTNDHFGSALIRQPGNVIYQIFDSRFPEQLSSMQAGLGTKSKISQEDIEAIDEWTSAKGDTVEDLVANLGVEADVAETMQAQIARYNELCAAGKDEDFGKAPERMFALENPPFYAIRYAVGEPGLSGASQDALRCLVTMSGLSTTKDAEVCDADLEVIPGLYAIGNVQGGRFLADYPATIAGASHSIAMTYGYLTGKHIAESA; encoded by the coding sequence ATGAAAGAGATTTCAAGAAGGAACTTCATCGGGGGAGCGGCGGCGTTCGGTCTGGGCCTCGGAGCCATGGGGCTTGCGGGTTGCGCGGCGGGCGAGCCTACTTCGGCCGATGCTGACACGGGGTCTGCAGGCGGGCGAGATGTGCAGGATGCGACTGGCGCTCCCTCGTTTTTGCAGGAGCCCGACCCGATTACGGACGACCAGATCACGCAAACCATCGAAACCGAGCTTGCCGTCGTGGGTCTCGGCGTTGCTGGGGTGTCTGCCGTTCGTTCTGCTGCTGAAGCAGGAGTTAAAGTCGTCGCGATCGAAAAGTGCTCTGAGCCTAACTGCCGTTCGTCTCAATTTTCGGCATTCAACACCGAAAGCGCCCGTTCGATGGGCATCGAGGACATCGAAGCGACCGAACTTGTCAACGAACTCATGATCCAGATGAGCCACCGCAGCGATTTCAGAATCCTCAAGAATTGGGCAGATCACTGCGGTGAGGCGTTCGACTGGTACGCTTCGGCCTATGACGATCTCGTTTGGGTGCATCCTGGCGACGAGACGCCGAGCGAGGATACGGTGTACGTGAGCAATAAAAACACCTATCCTCCCTATGAATACGGGCGCGATCATGAAGTCATCTTCAGCGGTACGCTCTCGTTTACGGCACCCGACAAAGGCGGTCAAAAGCCCGTCTTCCTTGCAAACTTCGATAAAGCCCAGGCCACGGGTAATGTCGACGCCCACTTCGACTGTCCAGCGCGCCAGCTCGTCAAAGAGGGCGACAAAGTTGTGGGTGTGATCTTCCAGAGCCTCAACGACCAGACCTATACTAAAGTGCTGGCTTCGAAGGGCGTCGTGCTTGCGACGGGCGACTATGCGCGCAACGACGAGATGGTTGCGCATTACCTGCCGTGGATTTACGATCAAAAGGAAAAGTTCACCTTCACGTATATGCATCAGGATATCGAAGGGAACTTCGCCGATATGGGCGACGGCCACCGCATGGGCTACTGGGCGGGTGGAAACATTGAGGCGGGGCCGCATGCCGCGATGGCGCACGGCGATTTGGGCAAGCTTGGCGTCGATGCGTTTTTGCAGCTGAACGGCAACGGCGAGCGCTACATCAACGAGGATTTGACGAATGACCATTTCGGTTCCGCGTTGATCCGCCAACCTGGCAACGTGATCTACCAGATCTTCGACTCGAGGTTTCCCGAGCAGCTTTCATCGATGCAAGCCGGCCTCGGTACGAAGAGCAAGATCTCGCAAGAAGATATCGAAGCGATCGATGAGTGGACGAGCGCAAAGGGCGATACCGTCGAAGATCTGGTGGCTAACCTCGGGGTTGAGGCCGATGTTGCCGAGACCATGCAAGCGCAAATCGCACGCTACAATGAACTGTGTGCAGCCGGCAAGGATGAGGATTTCGGAAAGGCCCCCGAGCGCATGTTTGCCTTGGAAAATCCGCCGTTTTATGCCATTCGCTATGCGGTGGGCGAGCCGGGACTGAGCGGCGCTTCGCAGGATGCCCTCCGCTGCCTCGTAACCATGAGCGGTCTTTCGACTACGAAGGACGCCGAGGTATGCGATGCCGATCTTGAGGTCATTCCTGGTCTGTATGCCATCGGTAACGTCCAGGGCGGCAGGTTCCTGGCGGATTATCCCGCAACTATCGCTGGCGCGAGCCACAGCATTGCGATGACGTACGGTTATCTGACTGGCAAGCATATCGCCGAAAGCGCCTAA
- a CDS encoding helix-turn-helix transcriptional regulator, which produces MNEPRKTEAPLARIAALIEPRFPLRLLGFGLVYVWSTCVWELSIFSPIRASEPTGYLFDIWLLSAFLTPIACIACALAGRNRELIDRPALIIAGPLLSTIGTLCIALFPLSNETLQPILGIAAGMGTGIGPAILVVLWVGLYAKLDTDTVETVVPASFFVIIVCMLVIPYLPTAIASAVAILLPLASSALLIMSMHSVETGATGFRESAESTEEAQPYPLSSITRIFLLILAAYAISCTIPSLQQHIEPVVLPVATNIIGILFAIAVSLAIVSFSSRIDLDAYFRWMSTPLILSVVLTAFPDPIAATAASILANAMFTSLEIIMILYFIRLARKVHRPVSLFIGIGACATYSGLLIGYLLGSEWAALAADSAMSVQLFCLVLIGVFAFAMLLVPRNDPAWSGALPPSPADKSVPSNPQKSFDTICDELAVHYALSKRETDVFKLLAQGRSQPYIREALFLSKNTVSTHIRHIYRKLDIHSKEELIDMLDRG; this is translated from the coding sequence ATGAACGAACCGAGGAAAACCGAAGCGCCGCTTGCGCGTATCGCAGCGCTCATCGAGCCGCGCTTCCCTTTGCGCCTGCTCGGGTTCGGACTCGTGTACGTATGGAGCACATGCGTGTGGGAACTGTCGATTTTCTCGCCCATACGCGCAAGCGAACCGACCGGATACCTGTTCGACATCTGGCTCCTTTCCGCCTTCCTCACGCCCATCGCATGCATCGCCTGCGCCCTCGCAGGACGAAACCGGGAGCTGATCGACCGGCCTGCGCTGATCATCGCAGGTCCTTTGCTATCCACAATCGGCACCCTCTGCATTGCCCTGTTCCCCCTATCCAACGAAACTCTCCAGCCGATTTTAGGAATCGCGGCGGGGATGGGTACGGGCATCGGCCCCGCCATCTTAGTCGTACTCTGGGTGGGGCTCTACGCGAAGCTCGACACCGATACCGTCGAGACGGTGGTGCCCGCATCGTTCTTCGTGATCATCGTGTGCATGCTCGTCATCCCCTACCTTCCGACGGCAATCGCAAGCGCCGTTGCCATCCTGCTTCCCCTCGCTTCGTCCGCGCTGCTGATCATGTCGATGCACAGCGTAGAAACGGGGGCGACGGGTTTTCGGGAATCAGCGGAATCGACCGAGGAGGCACAGCCTTACCCCTTATCGAGCATCACAAGAATCTTCCTGCTGATTTTAGCGGCCTATGCGATCAGCTGCACCATACCTTCGCTGCAGCAGCACATCGAACCGGTCGTGCTGCCCGTTGCCACGAACATCATCGGCATACTGTTCGCCATCGCCGTTTCGCTCGCCATCGTGTCGTTCTCGTCGCGGATCGACCTCGACGCCTACTTTCGATGGATGTCGACGCCGCTCATCCTCTCGGTCGTGCTCACAGCCTTTCCCGATCCGATTGCGGCAACTGCAGCCTCGATTCTGGCGAACGCGATGTTCACAAGCCTCGAGATCATCATGATCCTGTATTTCATCCGCCTCGCCCGCAAGGTACATCGACCGGTCTCCCTGTTCATCGGAATCGGTGCTTGCGCAACGTATTCGGGACTGCTTATCGGATATTTGCTCGGCAGCGAATGGGCAGCGCTCGCAGCAGACAGCGCGATGAGCGTCCAACTTTTCTGCCTCGTCCTCATCGGAGTGTTCGCCTTTGCGATGCTGCTGGTACCCCGCAATGATCCTGCGTGGTCGGGCGCTTTGCCCCCAAGCCCCGCCGACAAAAGCGTGCCGAGTAATCCGCAGAAGTCGTTCGATACGATCTGCGACGAGCTCGCCGTGCACTACGCCCTTTCGAAACGGGAAACCGATGTGTTCAAATTGCTTGCGCAGGGCCGCAGCCAGCCCTATATCCGCGAGGCACTCTTCTTGTCGAAAAACACCGTGTCGACCCACATCCGCCACATCTACCGCAAACTTGACATCCACTCGAAAGAAGAGCTGATCGATATGCTCGACAGAGGCTGA